CACCTCGGCGAAGGACAAGGCCACCGAGATCTATTCCGCCTTCGATGGCTGCGCGGAGAAGATCGACAAGCAACTGCGTCGTTACAAGCGCCGGCTGAAGGATCATCACAAGGATCGCGTGGAGCCCGTTGAACTCCACAACGCGGCCTCGTATATCCTCGCGCGCGAAGAGGACTCGCACGACGACAATGAGCCCGAAACGCTGCAGCCCATCATCGTGGCGGAGATGGAGACGAAAATCCCGTCTCTGACCGTGGGCGAAGCCGTTATGCAGATGGAACTGGCCGGAGCCCCCGTGCTGGTCTTTCGCAATGAGAAGAAGGATGGCGTGAACGTCGTTTATCGGCGTGAAGACGGCAATATCGGCTGGATCGATCCGTAAGGAGCAGAGCAGCCGGTGGATCGGCGCCTTCGAGCAGACAGTAAAGGGCGGTCAATGACCTTTCTTGAACT
The Salipiger sp. H15 DNA segment above includes these coding regions:
- the raiA gene encoding ribosome-associated translation inhibitor RaiA codes for the protein MRYQITGKQIDIGDALQTHAKQELGGVFGKYSGRPTDASITFSKSAHEYVCEVTVHLSTGLTTSAKDKATEIYSAFDGCAEKIDKQLRRYKRRLKDHHKDRVEPVELHNAASYILAREEDSHDDNEPETLQPIIVAEMETKIPSLTVGEAVMQMELAGAPVLVFRNEKKDGVNVVYRREDGNIGWIDP